A region of Zeugodacus cucurbitae isolate PBARC_wt_2022May chromosome 5, idZeuCucr1.2, whole genome shotgun sequence DNA encodes the following proteins:
- the LOC105210618 gene encoding ovomucoid-like translates to MQFLKLITSLLLAILLLVTLTNAAPAPEEDGPFCPCPRNYEPVCASNMVTYSNRCNYDCVRRDVERRGRSLNLLRSGPC, encoded by the coding sequence atgcaGTTCCTAAAACTCATCACATCTTTACTGCTGGCCATTTTGCTGTTGGTTACACTAACCAATGCTGCACCAGCGCCCGAAGAGGATGGACCCTTCTGCCCTTGTCCACGTAACTACGAACCAGTATGCGCTTCCAACATGGTGACCTATTCGAACCGTTGCAATTACGATTGTGTGCGTCGTGATGTGGAACGCCGTGGACGCAGCCTGAATCTGCTGCGCTCTGGACCCTGCTAA